From Elaeis guineensis isolate ETL-2024a chromosome 16, EG11, whole genome shotgun sequence, a single genomic window includes:
- the LOC105059048 gene encoding glycerol-3-phosphate 2-O-acyltransferase 4: MGRRKMPSGAPAEHRSFPSVTECDPSGRESHSAAADLDGTLLVSRSSFPYFFLLAVEAGSILRGIILLILSPLVLLVYKLVSEAAGIQILIYVAVAGLRMRDVELAARAVLPRFYAADVRAESWAAFRACGRWRVLVTANPTVMVEAFAKEYLGANAVLGTELEVDRKTGRATGRVAPPGVLVGRRKREAVERAFGATPPDLGLGDRESDHDFMALCKEAFMVHPDPKAARVPAERLDARTIFHDGRLVQRPDPGTALLTLLWLPLGFALSVFRVFFNLPVPCPYVRHTYRLTGIRLSIRGSPPPPPSRGSPGSLFVCNHRTALDPILVSIALGRSVSCVTYSISRISASISPIPAVALSRDRDADAARIAALLKHGDLVICPEGTTCREPFLLRFSALFAELSDRIVPVAIDTKQNVFYGSTVRGWKFLDPYFFFMNPRPAYEVTFLEPLREEQTCKGGKTAIEVANYVQKVIAGALGFECTTLTRKDKYIKLGGNDGKLESIKSFNKES, encoded by the exons atgggaagaagaaaaatgcCTTCCGGTGCGCCGGCGGAGCACCGTAGCTTCCCGTCCGTCACCGAGTGCGACCCCTCCGGTCGGGAGTCCCATTCCGCTGCCGCCGATCTCGACGGCACTCTCCTCGTCTCCCGGAGCTCCTTCCCCTACTTCTTCCTCCTCGCCGTCGAGGCCGGCAGCATCCTCCGCGGcatcatcctcctcatcctctCGCCGCTCGTCCTCCTCGTCTATAAATTGGTCTCGGAGGCGGCGGGGATCCAGATCTTGATCTACGTGGCGGTGGCGGGACTCCGGATGCGGGACGTGGAGCTGGCGGCGCGGGCGGTGCTGCCGCGGTTCTACGCGGCCGACGTGCGGGCGGAGAGCTGGGCAGCGTTCCGCGCGTGCGGGCGGTGGCGGGTGCTGGTGACGGCGAACCCGACGGTGATGGTGGAGGCGTTCGCGAAGGAGTATTTGGGGGCGAACGCGGTTCTGGGGACGGAACTGGAGGTGGACAGGAAGACAGGGCGGGCGACGGGAAGGGTGGCGCCGCCCGGGGTGCTGGTGGGTCGGCGGAAGAGGGAGGCGGTGGAGAGGGCGTTCGGGGCGACGCCGCCGGATCTGGGGCTCGGGGATCGGGAGTCCGACCACGACTTCATGGCGCTCTGCAAG GAAGCCTTCATGGTGCATCCAGACCCGAAGGCGGCCCGGGTCCCGGCGGAGAGGCTGGATGCCCGGACCATCTTCCACGACGGCCGGCTGGTCCAGCGTCCGGACCCGGGGACTGCCCTGCTGACCCTCCTCTGGCTCCCATTGGGCTTCGCCCTCTCCGTCTTCCGCGTCTTCTTCAACCTCCCCGTCCCGTGCCCCTACGTCCGCCACACCTACCGCCTCACCGGCATCCGCCTCTCCATCCGCGGGTCCCCGCCTCCGCCACCCTCGCGGGGCTCTCCCGGGTCCCTCTTCGTCTGCAACCACCGCACCGCCCTCGACCCCATCCTCGTCAGCATCGCCCTCGGCCGCTCCGTTTCCTGCGTCACCTACAGCATCAGCCGCATCTCCGCCTCCATCTCCCCCATCCCGGCCGTCGCCCTCTCCCGCGACCGCGACGCCGACGCCGCCCGCATCGCCGCCCTGCTGAAGCACGGAGACCTGGTCATCTGCCCCGAGGGCACCACGTGTCGCGAGCCCTTCCTCCTCCGCTTCTCCGCGCTGTTCGCCGAGCTCAGCGACCGCATCGTGCCGGTGGCGATCGACACCAAGCAGAACGTGTTCTACGGGTCGACGGTGAGGGGGTGGAAGTTCTTGGATCCCTACTTCTTCTTCATGAATCCGAGGCCCGCATACGAGGTGACGTTCTTGGAACCGCTGAGGGAGGAGCAGACCTGCAAGGGTGGGAAGACCGCGATCGAGGTGGCGAACTACGTGCAGAAGGTCATTGCTGGAGCGCTGGGGTTCGAGTGCACCACGCTCACCAGGAAGGACAAGTACATAAAACTTGGAGGGAATGACGGTAAGTTGGAGTCCATCAAGTCCTTCAACAAGGAATCTTAA